The following proteins are encoded in a genomic region of Mustela erminea isolate mMusErm1 chromosome 3, mMusErm1.Pri, whole genome shotgun sequence:
- the RPL26L1 gene encoding LOW QUALITY PROTEIN: 60S ribosomal protein L26-like 1 (The sequence of the model RefSeq protein was modified relative to this genomic sequence to represent the inferred CDS: inserted 6 bases in 3 codons) gives MKFNPLVTLDRSKNRKRHFNAPSXVRRKIMSSPXSKELRQKYNVRSMPIRKDDDVQVVRGHYKGQQIGKVVQVYRKKYVIYIEQVQHEKANGTTVHVGIHPSKVVITRLKLDKDWKKILERXQSRQVGKEKGKYKEELIEKMQE, from the exons ATGAAGTTCAACCCCTTGGTTACCTTGGACCGCAGCAAAAACCGCAAACGCCACTTCAATGCGCCCTC CGTGCGCAGGAAGATCATGTCTTCCCC CTCCAAGGAGCTGAGGCAGAAGTACAACGTTCGCTCCATGCCCATCCGCAAGGACGACGACGTCCAG gtgGTTCGAGGACACTACAAAGGTCAGCAAATTGGCAAGGTAGTCCAGGTGTACAGAAAGAAGTATGTCATCTACATCGAGCAGGTGCAGCATGAGAAAGCTAATGGTACAACTGTCCATGTGGGCATTCACCCGAGCAAG GTGGTTATCACCAGGCTAAAGCTGGACAAAGATTGGAAAAAAATTCTCGAACG ACAATCTCGACAGGTcggaaaagagaaaggcaaatataagGAAGAACTTATTGAGAAAATGCAGGAGTGA